One window of the bacterium genome contains the following:
- a CDS encoding TonB family protein produces the protein MRGSFFASLGLHALAVAVMIWASMASEPKAKALPSATVVKLIKPQGLPLPRGNPVAPPQGEGSPDERPMQFPKVDKTKKPVPPPEEPPSKTVPKLPTQPQNPSKHPGMPNGKEVSGPAGTIVVGNGFDYDYYLAVIQTKISQNFRPPPGVRAQSLASMTFTIMKGGDISNVKLAQSSGNLLIDQAAERAIRAAGHFPPLPSQYDQGRLDIYFEFVINPSTGR, from the coding sequence TTGCGCGGGTCGTTTTTCGCCTCGCTCGGCCTGCATGCGCTGGCCGTAGCGGTGATGATTTGGGCCAGCATGGCCAGCGAGCCCAAAGCCAAGGCGCTTCCATCGGCAACCGTGGTGAAGCTGATCAAGCCGCAGGGACTGCCCTTGCCGCGCGGCAATCCGGTGGCTCCGCCGCAGGGCGAAGGTTCGCCGGACGAGCGGCCCATGCAGTTTCCCAAGGTCGACAAGACCAAGAAGCCAGTGCCGCCGCCCGAAGAGCCGCCCTCCAAGACGGTTCCCAAACTGCCGACACAGCCGCAGAATCCTTCCAAGCACCCGGGCATGCCCAACGGCAAAGAAGTTTCGGGGCCGGCGGGGACGATTGTGGTCGGCAACGGCTTCGACTACGATTACTATCTAGCGGTGATCCAGACCAAGATTTCCCAGAACTTCCGTCCACCTCCGGGCGTTCGTGCCCAGTCGCTGGCGAGCATGACCTTTACCATTATGAAGGGCGGCGACATTTCCAACGTAAAGTTGGCACAGTCGTCGGGCAACCTGCTCATCGATCAGGCTGCCGAGCGGGCGATCCGGGCTGCGGGACACTTCCCTCCTCTTCCATCGCAGTATGATCAGGGCCGGTTGGACATCTATTTTGAATTCGTCATCAATCCGAGTACCGGCAGATAA